One stretch of Rhodoflexus caldus DNA includes these proteins:
- a CDS encoding J domain-containing protein — MVNLYEVLGLPNFASSAEVKSAFKRLAFQYHPDRNPNNPLAEEKFKAINHAYQYLGNPDKKARYDHLLRIGYDPTARPVNRQQPVQRPRRPVYVKKVSPEEQAEQERYIKAAPWVAIAIVGYMFFIVYSLFALIGRLNYHWAYEAYKKGHYMEAEHYLNQGLGTDHDYFRALFLRGKIYIDHFGFYDDGRKLIQAAIDNAEIEYPEFYYYLGLANSYLNNPDSARMNFVYAFAKMPPDKAMYMRAGTLLLFKNNSPDNAKIIFDAMVEKGLADEAVYENLGIIANAKEDYAAAVAAYSNAILCNPRRADLYYQRAQTYVNLAQISSACYDWNIAKKLNRKLRDETLDYFCESYQPTSQSTPNSEKPNAN; from the coding sequence ATGGTCAATCTGTATGAAGTGCTGGGCTTACCCAATTTTGCCTCGTCAGCCGAGGTAAAATCCGCATTTAAAAGATTGGCTTTTCAGTACCACCCCGACCGCAATCCGAACAACCCGCTGGCGGAGGAAAAATTCAAGGCCATTAACCATGCTTATCAGTATTTAGGTAATCCTGATAAAAAAGCGCGCTACGACCATCTGTTGCGTATTGGCTACGACCCCACGGCGCGTCCCGTGAACCGTCAGCAGCCTGTGCAGCGCCCAAGAAGGCCTGTATATGTAAAAAAAGTTTCCCCCGAAGAACAGGCCGAGCAGGAACGCTACATCAAGGCCGCGCCTTGGGTGGCAATTGCCATTGTGGGGTACATGTTTTTTATTGTCTATTCACTCTTTGCGCTAATTGGCCGTTTGAATTATCACTGGGCATACGAGGCCTATAAAAAAGGGCACTACATGGAAGCCGAGCATTACCTCAATCAAGGTTTAGGCACCGACCATGATTATTTTCGCGCCCTATTCCTGCGCGGAAAAATTTACATAGACCATTTCGGGTTTTACGATGACGGGCGCAAGCTGATACAGGCCGCCATTGATAATGCTGAAATTGAATATCCTGAGTTTTATTACTATCTCGGGCTTGCCAACAGCTATCTGAACAACCCTGACTCGGCGCGTATGAATTTTGTGTACGCATTTGCCAAAATGCCTCCCGACAAAGCAATGTACATGCGCGCAGGTACTTTGCTGCTTTTTAAAAATAATTCACCGGATAATGCTAAAATCATTTTTGATGCTATGGTGGAAAAGGGTTTGGCAGATGAGGCGGTTTATGAGAACTTAGGAATTATTGCCAATGCCAAAGAAGATTATGCCGCCGCCGTCGCTGCATATTCCAATGCTATTTTATGCAACCCACGACGAGCAGACTTGTATTATCAGCGGGCGCAAACCTACGTGAATTTGGCGCAAATATCTTCTGCATGTTATGATTGGAATATTGCCAAAAAACTAAATCGCAAACTCCGCGACGAAACGCTGGATTACTTTTGTGAAAGCTACCAACCTACTTCTCAATCAACACCAAATAGCGAAAAGCCCAATGCCAACTGA
- a CDS encoding sugar phosphate isomerase/epimerase family protein: protein MKTIKGPAIFLAQFMGDQAPFNDFKKICEWAASLGYIGVQVPTWDSRCIDLQKAAESKDYAQEVQGIAKEAGVAITELSTHLQGQLVAVHPAYDAMFDGFAPAAMRGNPAARTEWAVQQLKYAAKASQHMGLTSHVTFSGALVWPFMYPWPQRPAGLVETGFGELAKRWKPILDYFDECGVDACYELHPGEDLHDGITFEMFLEHLNNHPRANINYDPSHFILQQLDYLQFIDFYHERIKAFHVKDAEFNPTGKQGVYGGYQGWVQRAGRFRSLGDGQVDFGGIFSKLAAYDYDSWAVLEWECALKHPEQGAAEGAPFIESHIIRVTERAFDDFAGTGADENFNRKVLGL, encoded by the coding sequence ATGAAAACAATTAAAGGGCCTGCCATTTTTTTGGCGCAGTTTATGGGCGACCAAGCCCCTTTTAACGATTTCAAAAAAATTTGCGAGTGGGCTGCCTCACTTGGCTATATTGGCGTACAAGTACCCACATGGGACAGTCGCTGTATTGACTTGCAAAAAGCCGCCGAGAGCAAAGACTATGCACAAGAAGTACAGGGCATTGCCAAAGAAGCAGGTGTAGCCATCACCGAACTTTCTACGCACCTGCAAGGGCAATTAGTTGCCGTGCACCCTGCCTATGATGCCATGTTTGACGGTTTTGCTCCGGCTGCCATGCGCGGCAACCCCGCCGCACGCACCGAATGGGCTGTACAGCAATTGAAATATGCCGCCAAAGCCAGCCAACACATGGGACTAACCTCACATGTAACTTTTTCGGGTGCATTGGTTTGGCCTTTTATGTATCCATGGCCGCAGCGCCCCGCCGGATTAGTAGAAACAGGTTTCGGTGAACTTGCCAAACGCTGGAAACCTATTTTGGACTATTTTGACGAATGTGGCGTAGATGCCTGCTACGAGCTGCATCCCGGAGAAGACCTCCACGACGGCATTACGTTTGAAATGTTTTTAGAGCATTTGAACAATCACCCGCGCGCCAATATCAATTACGACCCCAGCCATTTCATCCTGCAACAGCTTGATTACCTGCAATTTATAGACTTCTACCACGAGCGTATCAAGGCCTTTCACGTAAAAGATGCCGAATTTAATCCGACAGGAAAACAAGGCGTTTACGGCGGCTATCAAGGCTGGGTACAGCGAGCAGGACGTTTCCGCTCCCTCGGCGACGGACAGGTGGACTTCGGCGGTATTTTCAGCAAACTTGCGGCTTACGACTACGACTCATGGGCTGTGCTGGAATGGGAATGTGCGCTTAAACACCCCGAGCAGGGTGCAGCAGAAGGTGCACCATTCATTGAAAGCCACATCATCCGCGTTACCGAGCGTGCTTTTGACGACTTTGCAGGAACAGGCGCCGATGAAAATTTCAACCGAAAAGTGCTGGGCTTGTAG
- a CDS encoding mevalonate kinase family protein: MTYSNTDSPTFHSKVLLFGEYSLILNSMGLALPYPLFQGRLVLKHITDSSRRIDQSNRELKAFCDYMKLRKRQQALSFDFDINSMEFDVAQGLYFQSNIPQGFGVGSSGALTAALYDRYVYDKIAHNGHPSNDEIVQLKKIFAEMESHFHGSSSGVDPLICYLDLPLLIRSKTHIETVQLPRPTTNCGGIFLLNTGRPRKTEPLVNLFLEKMQNQEFAELCRNELIPYNENCIRYLLAGQTDNLFDELAKLSAFQLQHLNQMIPPLFRQIWQYGLDSGLYYLKLCGAGGGGFILGFTKDFTATRGHLEDYQSRIAYRL, encoded by the coding sequence ATGACTTATTCTAATACTGATTCTCCGACTTTTCATTCCAAAGTCCTGCTTTTTGGCGAATACAGCCTGATTCTCAACTCCATGGGGCTTGCCTTGCCCTATCCGCTGTTTCAAGGGCGGCTGGTACTCAAACACATCACCGACAGTTCGCGCCGAATAGACCAGTCCAATCGCGAACTAAAAGCCTTTTGCGACTACATGAAACTGCGCAAGCGGCAGCAGGCGCTCAGTTTTGACTTTGATATCAACTCGATGGAGTTTGACGTGGCGCAGGGGCTTTATTTTCAGTCCAATATTCCGCAAGGGTTCGGCGTAGGCAGTTCGGGGGCGCTTACGGCCGCTTTGTACGACCGCTACGTGTACGATAAAATTGCGCACAACGGCCACCCGAGCAATGATGAAATCGTACAACTGAAAAAGATTTTTGCGGAGATGGAGTCCCATTTTCACGGTTCCAGTTCGGGAGTAGACCCGTTGATTTGCTACTTGGACTTGCCGCTGCTGATTCGCAGCAAAACGCATATTGAAACCGTACAGTTGCCTCGTCCAACCACCAATTGCGGCGGAATATTCTTGCTCAATACGGGAAGGCCGCGCAAAACAGAGCCTTTGGTAAACCTGTTTCTGGAAAAAATGCAAAATCAGGAGTTTGCAGAACTTTGCAGAAACGAACTGATTCCATACAATGAAAATTGTATTCGGTATTTACTTGCAGGCCAAACCGATAATTTGTTTGATGAGCTTGCCAAACTTTCGGCCTTTCAATTGCAGCATCTCAACCAGATGATTCCGCCATTGTTCCGGCAAATTTGGCAATACGGGCTTGATTCTGGGTTGTACTACCTCAAACTTTGCGGCGCAGGCGGGGGGGGCTTCATTCTTGGATTTACTAAAGATTTTACTGCAACCCGCGGCCATCTGGAAGACTATCAGTCGCGCATTGCCTATCGTTTGTAA
- a CDS encoding ChaN family lipoprotein: MKKLLLSLLFIPLMAMQDNPAYLLYDRNGKAVQYSDLLAAAQKADVVFFGESHNNPICHWLQLRLTKDLHKAVGDRLVLAAEMFEADDQLVLNEYLGGLIKESNFEKEAKIWNNYATDYKPLVNFAKQNKLPFVASNIPRRYASMVAAQGLSSLEKLDAEAKKMLPPLPIPLDRELPGYKNMVAMMGGHGGAMSDNMVAAQASKDATMGYHTARVWEKGKLIIHFNGSYHSDNFEGIIWYLNRYKPGLNILTISVSEQDDIGALSKDALNKANFIVAIPSDMTKTY; the protein is encoded by the coding sequence ATGAAAAAACTATTGCTTTCCCTTCTGTTCATTCCCCTGATGGCTATGCAGGACAACCCCGCTTATTTGCTGTATGACCGCAACGGAAAAGCGGTGCAGTACAGCGATTTATTGGCTGCCGCTCAAAAAGCCGATGTTGTATTTTTCGGAGAAAGCCACAACAATCCCATTTGCCACTGGTTGCAGTTGCGGCTCACCAAAGATTTGCACAAAGCCGTAGGCGACAGACTGGTGCTGGCAGCCGAAATGTTTGAAGCCGATGACCAATTGGTATTGAACGAGTACCTCGGCGGCCTGATTAAGGAAAGCAATTTTGAGAAAGAAGCCAAAATTTGGAACAATTACGCAACGGACTATAAACCCTTGGTCAATTTTGCCAAGCAAAATAAACTGCCTTTTGTGGCGAGTAATATTCCGCGGCGTTATGCTTCTATGGTAGCTGCGCAGGGATTGAGCAGCCTTGAAAAATTAGATGCCGAAGCCAAAAAAATGCTGCCTCCACTGCCTATTCCCTTAGACAGGGAGTTGCCCGGCTATAAAAACATGGTGGCAATGATGGGTGGCCACGGTGGCGCAATGAGCGATAACATGGTAGCCGCACAGGCCTCTAAAGATGCTACCATGGGCTATCACACAGCCCGCGTTTGGGAAAAAGGCAAGTTGATTATCCACTTCAACGGCTCCTATCACTCCGACAATTTCGAGGGCATTATTTGGTATCTGAACCGCTATAAACCCGGACTTAACATCCTGACTATCAGTGTTTCAGAGCAGGACGACATTGGTGCGCTCTCCAAAGATGCACTCAATAAAGCCAATTTTATAGTAGCGATTCCGTCGGACATGACGAAAACTTATTGA
- a CDS encoding aldo/keto reductase: protein MLFKLFGKTGLRVSELCLGTMTFGTEWNTGADYDTSKKIFDAYVNLGGNFIDTANRYTEGTSEKWLGEFVAADRDYFVLATKYTLFDERENPNANGNHRKNMMRSVEGSLKRLNTDFIDILWVHMWDFTTSPEEVMRGLDDLVRQGKVHYVGISDAPAWVVAQCNTLADLRGWTAFAGLQIEYSLVQRSAERDLLPMAKHFGMAVTPWAPLGAGILTGKYNQGIPTNQAVRLSEKSIKLNDRNLAIAQKVCDVAAAIGATPSQTALAWLRQQGSNILPILGARRLEQIRDCLGCLQVVIPNEYMAALDEVSRIELGFPHDFLQLPTVKDAIFADTKDKIIFRK from the coding sequence ATGTTGTTCAAACTATTTGGCAAAACAGGTTTGCGAGTATCGGAACTGTGTTTAGGCACTATGACTTTTGGCACAGAGTGGAACACCGGAGCAGACTACGATACCAGCAAAAAAATATTTGATGCTTACGTAAACTTAGGTGGCAATTTTATTGACACAGCCAATCGCTACACAGAAGGTACAAGTGAAAAATGGTTGGGCGAATTTGTAGCTGCCGACCGCGATTATTTTGTATTGGCGACTAAATATACGCTTTTTGACGAGCGTGAGAACCCTAATGCCAACGGCAACCATCGCAAAAATATGATGCGTTCGGTAGAGGGTAGTTTAAAACGACTCAATACTGATTTTATTGATATTTTGTGGGTGCATATGTGGGATTTTACCACATCGCCCGAAGAAGTAATGCGCGGGCTGGATGACTTGGTGCGTCAAGGTAAAGTACACTATGTAGGCATATCCGATGCGCCTGCATGGGTAGTGGCGCAGTGCAACACGCTTGCCGACCTTCGCGGCTGGACGGCTTTTGCAGGCTTACAGATAGAGTACAGTTTGGTGCAGCGCAGTGCAGAACGCGATTTGTTGCCAATGGCAAAGCATTTCGGCATGGCAGTTACGCCTTGGGCTCCGTTGGGGGCGGGCATCCTGACCGGCAAATACAACCAAGGCATTCCAACCAATCAGGCGGTGCGTTTGAGCGAAAAAAGCATCAAACTAAACGACAGAAATCTTGCCATTGCACAAAAAGTTTGCGATGTGGCGGCTGCCATTGGAGCTACACCTTCACAGACTGCACTTGCATGGTTGCGTCAGCAGGGAAGCAACATACTGCCGATTTTGGGCGCAAGAAGGCTGGAACAAATCCGCGACTGCTTGGGCTGCCTGCAAGTGGTTATCCCGAATGAGTACATGGCAGCACTGGACGAGGTGAGCCGCATTGAGTTGGGATTCCCGCACGACTTTCTGCAACTGCCCACGGTGAAAGATGCCATATTCGCAGATACGAAGGATAAAATTATTTTTAGAAAATAA
- a CDS encoding diphosphomevalonate/mevalonate 3,5-bisphosphate decarboxylase family protein: MALHPQEQVIYWRVPSNIALVKYWGKHGVQLPQNPSLSFTLRQSYTDMQLLYRPSESGSRTIDFYFEGKPNEKFKAKIVQFLESLSEDFAFTEGLQLTIKSLNSFPHSAGIASSASSMGALAMCLATLAQKQGVFLGSPEQALQKASNWARLASGSACRSIYGGYTVWGATPELPGSSDLFAIPLETQQVHPSFATFCDTILIISGEEKAVSSRAGHALMNGHPFAAVRYEQARHNLRRLLDVLKSGDIEEFIQIVESEALTLHGLMMNSNPSFILMKPATLAVIEELRAFRRDTRIPLTFTLDAGPNVHLLYPLAYQVEIHAFIADRLAGYCQENRYIHDGVGTGPQLFN, encoded by the coding sequence TTGGCACTACACCCGCAAGAGCAAGTCATATACTGGCGTGTTCCTTCCAATATCGCTTTGGTAAAATACTGGGGAAAACACGGCGTACAACTTCCTCAAAATCCTTCGCTGAGTTTTACGCTGCGGCAGTCCTACACCGATATGCAGCTTTTGTACCGCCCGTCGGAGAGCGGGAGCCGCACCATTGATTTTTATTTTGAAGGCAAGCCTAACGAGAAATTCAAGGCGAAAATTGTACAATTTCTGGAAAGCCTATCGGAAGATTTTGCCTTCACCGAAGGTTTGCAACTGACAATCAAGTCGCTCAATTCCTTCCCTCACTCTGCCGGTATCGCCTCTTCCGCTTCCAGCATGGGGGCACTTGCCATGTGTTTGGCCACACTTGCCCAAAAGCAAGGTGTCTTTTTGGGCAGCCCTGAGCAAGCCCTGCAAAAAGCCTCCAATTGGGCAAGGCTGGCATCGGGCAGTGCCTGTCGCTCCATTTACGGCGGTTACACAGTTTGGGGTGCAACTCCCGAACTGCCCGGCAGTTCAGACTTGTTTGCCATTCCTTTGGAAACACAACAGGTTCACCCGTCTTTTGCCACTTTTTGCGATACCATCCTGATTATCAGCGGTGAAGAAAAAGCCGTTTCCAGTCGTGCCGGTCATGCGCTGATGAACGGCCACCCGTTTGCGGCGGTTCGTTATGAACAAGCACGACACAACCTTCGCCGATTGCTGGACGTACTGAAAAGCGGCGATATAGAAGAGTTTATTCAAATTGTTGAAAGTGAAGCACTTACACTGCATGGCTTGATGATGAACTCTAACCCTTCATTCATCTTGATGAAGCCTGCCACCCTTGCCGTGATTGAAGAACTTCGCGCGTTCCGCCGCGATACTCGCATTCCGCTGACCTTCACACTCGATGCGGGGCCGAATGTTCATTTGCTTTATCCGTTGGCTTATCAGGTTGAAATTCACGCATTTATTGCCGACCGACTGGCCGGGTATTGTCAGGAAAACCGCTACATTCACGACGGCGTAGGTACAGGGCCGCAACTGTTTAATTAA
- a CDS encoding anthranilate synthase component II, translated as MSVRLLLLDNRDSFTYNLAQLIEENFDGFWQVKTCDEIKIHEVAGYDKIIFSPGPGVPSEIPLMRDILMTYGTNKSILGVCLGHQAIAETFGGTLYNMGQVWHGMKVPIRITDPQERLFHNLPQEFQVGLYHSWAVATLPDCLQATAVSANGTIMALSHRQYDIKGVQFHPESVMTEYGAEMLRNWLSVK; from the coding sequence ATGTCTGTCAGGCTTTTATTATTGGACAACCGCGATTCGTTTACTTACAATCTTGCACAATTGATTGAAGAAAATTTTGACGGTTTTTGGCAAGTAAAAACTTGTGATGAAATAAAAATACACGAAGTAGCGGGCTATGATAAAATTATTTTCTCTCCCGGCCCGGGGGTACCGTCTGAAATTCCTCTGATGCGCGATATTTTGATGACCTACGGCACAAACAAATCCATTTTGGGCGTTTGCCTTGGGCATCAGGCTATTGCCGAAACCTTCGGAGGAACTTTGTACAACATGGGGCAAGTATGGCACGGCATGAAAGTCCCCATCCGCATTACCGACCCGCAAGAACGCCTGTTTCACAATTTGCCGCAGGAGTTTCAGGTAGGGCTTTATCATTCATGGGCAGTTGCCACACTGCCTGACTGCCTGCAAGCTACCGCCGTAAGTGCCAACGGGACTATTATGGCGCTGTCGCATCGGCAATACGATATTAAAGGCGTGCAATTTCATCCCGAATCGGTCATGACCGAATACGGCGCGGAAATGTTGCGCAACTGGCTGTCAGTAAAATAA
- a CDS encoding GYDIA family GHMP kinase: protein MQNFYGSGKLLLSGEYYVLDGALALAMPTRFGQKLKVTYHASEHKVLHWKSYDNEGKLWFEAKFDTESFDCLDRFISQKSLTLQKILRMTRRLAANFLKGREYVLVETYLEFPRWWGLGSSSTLIHNVAQWAEVDPYDLLFGTLGGSGYDVACAQAEGPILYKKSAEGPHRHTVTFDPPFKQNLYFVYLGKKQSSAAGIEHYRSLGHNKAELAEQLTQITQEFLRAETLEQFDRLIEKHESLIAQSLHLTRTKDLFFKDFWGEIKSLGAWGGDFVLATSSRTEAETRQYFAEKGFDVMLTYTEMIKASEREERNVENEHGTAIAIS, encoded by the coding sequence ATGCAAAACTTTTATGGCAGTGGTAAATTATTGCTCAGCGGCGAGTATTATGTACTGGATGGCGCGCTTGCGCTGGCAATGCCCACGCGTTTCGGTCAGAAACTGAAAGTTACCTATCATGCTTCCGAGCACAAAGTGCTGCATTGGAAAAGCTATGACAATGAGGGTAAGCTGTGGTTTGAAGCAAAATTTGATACAGAATCTTTTGACTGCTTAGATAGGTTTATATCGCAAAAGTCACTAACCCTGCAAAAAATATTGCGCATGACGCGCCGTTTGGCTGCCAATTTTCTTAAAGGCCGCGAGTATGTGCTGGTAGAAACCTACCTGGAATTTCCGCGCTGGTGGGGCTTGGGCAGCAGCAGCACACTTATTCACAACGTTGCGCAGTGGGCAGAAGTTGACCCTTACGACCTATTATTCGGTACACTGGGCGGTTCGGGCTATGACGTAGCCTGTGCACAGGCGGAAGGGCCTATTTTGTATAAAAAATCGGCAGAAGGGCCGCACCGCCACACCGTAACCTTTGACCCGCCGTTTAAGCAAAATTTGTATTTTGTTTATTTGGGCAAAAAACAGTCCTCGGCGGCAGGTATTGAGCACTACCGTTCGCTGGGGCACAACAAGGCAGAGCTGGCCGAGCAACTCACGCAGATTACACAGGAGTTTCTTCGCGCCGAAACCCTTGAACAGTTTGACAGGCTGATAGAAAAGCACGAGTCGCTTATTGCGCAAAGCCTGCACCTTACACGTACCAAAGACTTGTTTTTCAAAGACTTTTGGGGAGAAATTAAGTCGCTGGGAGCGTGGGGAGGCGATTTCGTATTGGCTACGAGCAGCCGTACCGAAGCTGAAACGCGACAATATTTTGCCGAAAAGGGTTTTGACGTGATGCTGACCTATACCGAAATGATTAAAGCATCTGAACGCGAGGAAAGAAATGTAGAAAACGAGCACGGCACTGCCATTGCAATATCCTAA
- a CDS encoding type III polyketide synthase, with translation MQVNNKNCFMRKPHITAIGTAAPAHEIRQEIAPEWVTTSLALPPSEARKVRLIYRATGIQTRYSVVPDFSSMERRELFPLTENLEPFPTTADRMAVYKREAPLLASQAIQNMQLPADYFSKITHLITVSCTGMYAPGLDIDLVHQLGLPPHVQRTCIYFMGCYAAFNALKTAETICRAYPDAKVLIADIELCSLHFQKINTEDQLLANAIFADGAAGVLVESVTPDKGLLSLEGFYSGLIPEGSSEMAWHIGDFGFEMKLSSYVPKLLGGKIKFFIEKIREQLEIPSDAIDYFAFHPGGKKILTEIEAGLGISPHENRWAYDVMKRYGNMSSTTILFVLQHLMETLRKENYQQGAQVLAAAFGPGLTMESAMLHLQNLDFRHA, from the coding sequence ATGCAAGTTAATAATAAAAACTGCTTCATGCGTAAACCTCATATTACTGCCATCGGAACGGCAGCGCCCGCACACGAAATCAGGCAGGAAATTGCCCCCGAGTGGGTAACTACCTCATTGGCACTCCCGCCGTCTGAAGCACGCAAAGTACGGCTGATTTACAGAGCAACCGGCATACAAACCCGTTACAGCGTTGTTCCCGACTTCAGCAGTATGGAACGCCGCGAACTGTTTCCTTTGACAGAAAACTTAGAACCATTCCCTACAACAGCCGACCGCATGGCTGTTTATAAGCGCGAAGCACCGCTACTCGCCTCTCAGGCTATCCAAAATATGCAACTTCCTGCCGATTATTTCAGCAAAATAACCCATTTAATTACCGTCAGTTGCACAGGCATGTATGCCCCCGGTCTGGATATTGACTTGGTGCATCAACTCGGATTGCCGCCGCATGTACAGCGCACCTGCATTTATTTTATGGGTTGTTATGCGGCTTTTAATGCACTGAAAACCGCTGAGACCATTTGCAGGGCATACCCCGATGCCAAGGTATTGATTGCCGACATAGAACTTTGCAGCCTTCACTTTCAGAAAATCAATACCGAAGACCAACTGCTGGCAAATGCCATTTTTGCCGACGGTGCAGCAGGTGTGCTGGTAGAATCCGTAACACCTGACAAGGGGCTACTTTCACTGGAAGGTTTCTACAGCGGCCTGATTCCCGAAGGAAGCAGCGAAATGGCTTGGCACATAGGCGATTTTGGATTTGAAATGAAACTCTCTTCCTATGTACCCAAACTTTTGGGCGGCAAAATCAAATTTTTTATCGAAAAAATAAGAGAGCAGTTAGAAATACCATCCGATGCGATAGATTATTTTGCTTTCCACCCGGGCGGCAAAAAAATTCTGACCGAAATAGAAGCAGGTCTTGGTATTTCGCCACATGAAAACAGGTGGGCATACGACGTGATGAAACGATACGGGAATATGTCATCAACCACCATCCTTTTTGTTTTGCAGCACCTGATGGAAACACTGCGCAAAGAAAATTACCAACAAGGCGCGCAGGTACTGGCCGCTGCCTTTGGCCCCGGTTTAACTATGGAATCTGCCATGCTCCACCTGCAAAACCTCGACTTTCGCCATGCCTGA
- a CDS encoding methyltransferase domain-containing protein, with product MPDFSRRSYEPELMDDLTLGNEALAQNLRELEYVNTYLGGNAVAAKGLQYFVRQSKLPLSVADVGCGGGDTLRYFAQWAQKRNIPLQLAGYDANPFMVNYACTHPRNHPSISYHCIDLWSEKFDNVQPDVFMLSLFCHHFTDEELVHLLGKLLQQAHKGIIINDLHRHPLAYYSIKWLTRGLRGSYLVQNDAPLSVLRAFRKKELEQLLQQVVPHGRFRISWHWAFRYLVLIEK from the coding sequence ATGCCTGACTTCAGCCGCCGCAGCTATGAGCCCGAACTGATGGACGACCTGACCCTTGGCAACGAGGCACTTGCACAAAACCTGCGCGAACTGGAATATGTCAATACGTATTTGGGGGGTAATGCAGTAGCGGCCAAAGGGTTGCAATATTTTGTTAGGCAAAGTAAGTTGCCGCTTTCTGTGGCAGATGTCGGCTGCGGTGGCGGCGATACGCTGCGCTACTTTGCCCAATGGGCACAAAAGCGCAACATCCCGCTGCAACTGGCAGGCTACGATGCCAACCCTTTCATGGTAAACTATGCATGTACACACCCCCGAAACCATCCCTCCATCAGTTACCACTGCATAGACCTTTGGTCAGAAAAATTTGACAATGTGCAGCCCGATGTATTTATGTTGAGCCTTTTCTGCCACCATTTTACGGACGAGGAACTTGTACACCTGTTGGGTAAACTGTTGCAACAAGCACACAAAGGAATCATTATCAACGACTTACATCGGCATCCGCTGGCTTATTACAGCATCAAATGGCTGACTCGCGGTCTGCGAGGTTCTTATTTGGTACAAAACGATGCGCCGCTGTCGGTCTTGCGGGCTTTTCGCAAAAAGGAATTGGAACAACTGTTACAACAAGTAGTTCCGCACGGCCGATTCCGCATCAGTTGGCATTGGGCTTTTCGCTATTTGGTGTTGATTGAGAAGTAG